One Oncorhynchus clarkii lewisi isolate Uvic-CL-2024 chromosome 28, UVic_Ocla_1.0, whole genome shotgun sequence genomic region harbors:
- the LOC139387319 gene encoding apoptotic chromatin condensation inducer in the nucleus-like, translating to MADLEDVKLDGRPLQSLRVADLKAALEERGLPKSGQKNTLVKRLKGALMLENLQRTSHHHIGLQPNSQIGEEMSQNSFIKQYLAKQQELLRQRLEREAREAVEDDDTDKEDHTQDNNSAACAAPDQDVAPVLVDQRKLFGLSEGKGLAGPAREGEGHMSRDGHVSPPPAPTSAAVASLAVRVAVDEQRPERVPTSSQVPADSDDDGADEAWDSGARRRNLGEPPRGQLARARSGGSRQHPQHIPPLLSPQLRQPTPPPSPPPELSFPLPDTPKQSPPSPGEPPARQRTSSTSSSGSSSSGSCSSSPDPQSNTERKPGPLTLLARKMASEGAFSGVGWHGRGDAERQDNNAATATMSSGRGPQEGTVSAITHTTNAAASLPFPRLVPVTNQGALGGHLPHSEVPVSVLRPTIMEERDAAWPQENNKEKDLQAESEREKSPEQERLGAVEQERLERQRIFEQQHAVEQERERALERERKEREKALSREQKEREKALEREKALEQERKERALARERAQALEREEEEREKALAKEREEREKAMQLEKQRAMERERALEQEREEKALESERKEKALESERKEKALESERKEKALESERKEKALESERKEKALESERKEKALESERKEKALESERKEKALESERKEKALESERKEKALESERKEEKALEREREEEKALEREREQEKALVLERMERVKVLELERQKALEREMKEKEREEKVRALEQEIIESEKALEKERTMEKEREERERALEQEKVLQREKEERERALEQEKALQREKEERERALEQEKALHRERERALEQEKALHREREAMERALEQEKALHREKEERERALEQEKALQREKEEKERALEQEKALHREKEEKERALEQEKALHREKEERESALEQEKALHREKEERERALEQEKALQREKEEKERALEQEKALHREKEEKERALEQEKALYREKEERESALEQEKALHREKEVRESALEQKALQRERERVLEQEKALHKEERESALEQEKALHREREKKEKERALEQENALHREKERALEQEKALHREKVERERALEQKALQREKEERERALEQKSSQREKEERESHLPPWKRSREFGLTPLPTPPLSTGAGKMAATEEGGEPKVPSLPQKALRDNRPAESGTPLSQSLATSLSPQSSFKKFRFLRDPIVLSQSSASGVIKRPRTFSESPHPQSLALQSPSKPGEPEQEGTQQGAQPSAWQAAPKKPASQGVPVSGADTSGTTGPERETPVIATLGKSPEEEKGKSLVSEEHVQAHREETDKQAVGEMAREANAPSGPAGAVLPPSPQPVEGKVEKGRERSQKKEEKLGRRSSSSNDSSDSDSGSSSSGSSGSSSSQGKTHTTPSGRKPEKPQTNTISQDTETVSQPEDPTEAPKAPQHKKRVSGEEEVDVNIDGARHRKKPFLGIHAGEDNGQKDSEGEEVKTDTTREVNEAAMAEPKKAPESSEERVTPKAFTARRISLSSSKASPGAVTAEGETESGAGRKRRWGSSTAVTTKKSSMSITTDSLKSLIPDIRLCPGQEMVVDLHPGEDHLSGVEEEGRERGEQDLKIRRTVTQVVPSVTQENGQKESKRSEHEEEDREDGREVKGDREEKMDGSFQRDSMETQCPSPPSHDMEMKTVTPSDTLIRRSISQQKSGVSITIDDPVRTAKQPSPPRGKVSNIVHVSNLVRPFTLSQLKELLGRTGTVHEDGFWIDKIKSHCYVTYSSAEESIATCAALHGVKWPQSNPKFLNLDFIQQEELDFHRGLPPPERAGEGERGAAAVPGRGAALPPLLPKREQWAEREREMEHRERTRAEREWDRDKVRDFGPEKPGKEAVPRRSRSRERKRKERKMDKKEKAADEPPVKLLDELFKKTKAAPCIYWLPLTEEQFSQKETARQERMKEREKRRKEQQEEVEKKREEDRKERMKAASAASGERGEGERYRERERDGGRDGESDKHREDCYRRPGGSSAGGGRRSRSHSDPPHRDRRR from the exons ATGGCGGACCTCGAAGACGTTAAACTGGACGGGAGGCCGCTACAATCACTTCGCGTGGCGGATTTGAAAGCTGCTTTAGAGGAGCGCGGACTTCCTAAAAGCGGACAGAAAAATACTCTCGTTAAGAGACTCAAAGGG GCTCTCATGCTGGAGAACCTCCAGAGAACCTCACACCATCACATAGGACTGCAGCCAAACTCCCAG ATTGGTGAAGAgatgagccagaacagcttcataAAGCAGTATTTGGCAAAACAGCAGGAGCTCTTGAGGCAGCGTCTGGAGAGAGAGGCCCGGGAAGCAGTTGAAGATGATG ATACAGACAAAGAGGACCACACACAGGACAATAACAGCGCTGCCTGTGCTGCCCCAGACCAG GATGTCGCACCCGTGTTGGTTGACCAGCGCAAACTTTTTGGCCTCTCAGAGGGAAAGGGACTAGCAGGcccagcaagagagggagaggggcacaTGTCCAGAGACGGCCATGTGTCTCCTCCACCTGCCCCTACCTCTGCTGCTGTTGCCTCTCTGGCTGTGCGTGTAGCTGTTGAcgagcagagaccagagagagtccCAACCTCTAGTCAAGTCCCAGCAGATAGTGATGATGACGGCGCTGATGAGGCCTGGGATAGCGGTGCCAGGAGGAGGAATCTAGGAGAGCCACCAAGAGGCCAACTAGCAAGAGCAAGGTCTGGAGGATCCCGCCAACACCCACAGCACATTCCCCCCCTATTGTCTCCGCAGCTTCGACAGcctacccctcctccctcccctcccccagagTTATCATTCCCACTGCCTGATACCCCTAAACAAAGCCCCCCTAGTCCAGGTGAGCCCCCAGCTAGGCAGCGTACTTCCAGTACCTCCAGCTCTGGCTCCTCTAGCAGTGGCAGTTGTAGTAGCAGCCCAGATCCACAAAGCAACACAGAGCGCAAGCCTGGCCCACTGACCCTGCTGGCACGCAAAATGGCATCAGAGGGGGCTTTCTCTGGAGTTGGGTGGCATGGGCGTGGGGATGCAGAGAGGCAGGACAACAATGCTGCAACTGCAACAATGTCTTCTGGTAGAGGTCCTCAAGAGGGCACAGTGTCTGCCATCACCCACACAACCAATGCTGCAGCCAGTTTGCCCTTCCCCAGACTGGTTCCAGTAACAAACCAGGGAGCTCTTGGAGGCCATCTCCCCCACAGTGAAGTTCCTGTGAGTGTGCTTAGGCCCACTATTATGGAAGAGAGAGATGCTGCATGGCCACAAGAAAACAACAAGGAAAAGGACCTGCaggcagagagtgaaagagaaaaatCCCCTGAGCAAGAGCGACTTGGTGCCGTGGAGCAGGAAAGACTGGAGAGGCAGAGAATATTTGAGCAACAGCATGCTGTGGAGCAAGAGAGGGAAAGAGCTTTGgagcgagagaggaaggagagagagaaagctttgTCGCGAGagcagaaggagagggagaaggcttTGGAGCGAGAGAAAGCTTTGGAGCAAGAAAGGAAGGAGCGGGCTTTGGCGCGAGAGAGGGCGCAAGCTCTTGAacgagaagaggaggaaagagagaaagctttggcaaaagagagggaagagcgagagaaagctATGCAATTAGAAAAGCAGAGAGCCATGGAACGAGAGCGAGCtttggagcaggagagagaggagaaagctttggagagcgagagaaaggagaAGGCTTTGGAGAGCGAGAGGAAGGAAAAGGCTTTGGAGAGCGAGAGGAAGGAAAAGGCTTTGGAGAGCGAGAGGAAGGAAAAGGCTTTGGAGAGCGAGAGGAAGGAAAAGGCTTTGGAGAGCGAGAGGAAGGAAAAGGCTTTGGAGAGCGAGAGGAAGGAAAAGGCTTTGGAGAGCGAGAGGAAGGAAAAGGCTTTGGAGAGCGAGAGGAAGGAAAAGGCTTTGGAGAGCGAGAGGAAGGAAAAGGCTTTGGAGAgcgagaggaaggaggagaaggctttggagagagagagggaggaggagaaggctttggagagagagagggagcaggagaaggCTTTGGTGCTAGAGCGTATGGAGAGGGTAAAGGTTTTGGAGCTAGAGCGGCAGAAAGCTTTGGAACGGGagatgaaggagaaagagagggaggagaaggtgagggctTTGGAGCAAGAAATAATCGAAAGTGAGAAAGCCCTTGAGAAAGAAAGAACcatggagaaagaaagagaggagagggagagagccttAGAACAGGAGAAGGTcctacagagagaaaaagaggagagggagagagctttgGAACAGGAGAAGGCcttgcagagagagaaagaggagagggagagagctttgGAACAGGAGAAGGCCttgcacagagagagggagagagctttgGAACAGGAGAAGGCCttgcacagagagagggaggcgatGGAGAGAGCTTTGGAACAGGAGAAGGCCttgcacagagagaaagaggagagggagagagctttgGAACAGGAGAAGGCcttgcagagagagaaagaggagaaggagagagctttGGAACAGGAGAAGGCCttgcacagagagaaagaggagaaggagagagctttGGAACAGGAGAAGGCCttgcacagagagaaagaggagagggagagcgctTTGGAACAGGAGAAAGCCttgcacagagagaaagaggagagggagagagctttgGAACAGGAGAAGGCcttgcagagagagaaagaggagaaggagagagctttGGAACAGGAGAAGGCCttgcacagagagaaagaggagaaggagagagctttGGAACAGGAGAAGGCCttgtacagagagaaagaggagagggagagcgctTTGGAACAGGAGAAAGCCttgcacagagagaaagaggtgagggaGAGCGCTTTGGAACAGAAGGccttgcagagagagagggagagagttttgGAACAGGAGAAGGCCTTGcacaaagaggagagggagagcgctTTGGAACAGGAGAAGGCCttgcacagagaaagagagaaaaaggagaaggagagagctttGGAACAGGAGAATGCCTTgcacagggagaaggagagagctttGGAACAGGAGAAGGCCTTGCacagagagaaagtggagagggagagagctttgGAACAGAAGGCcttgcagagagagaaagaggagagggagagagctttgGAACAGAAGTCCtcgcagagagagaaagaggagagggagagtcatCTTCCTCCATGGAAGCGTAGTCGTGAGTTTGGTCTTACCCCCCTGcctactcctcccctctccacaggaGCAGGTAAGATGGCGGCAACAGAGGAGGGTGGGGAGCCCAAAGTGCCATCCCTACCCCAAAAAGCATTAAGAGACAACCGGCCAGCTGAATCTGGTACGCCCCTGTCACAATCTCTAGCAACGTCTCTGTCACCCCAGTCCTCCTTCAAGAAGTTCCGTTTCTTGAGAGACCCCATAGTTCTATCCCAGTCTTCTGCATCCGGGGTCATCAAGAGGCCCCGTACATTCTCTGAAAGCCCCCATCCTCAGTCCTTAGCTCTCCAGTCCCCCAGCAAACCTGGGGAACCAGAGCAGGAAGGTACTCAGCAGGGGGCCCAGCCTTCTGCTTGGCAAGCAGCACCAAAGAAGCCTGCAAGTCAGGGGGTCCCTGTTTCTGGAGCAGACACGTCGGGGACGACAGGGCCAGAGAGGGAGACCCCAGTGATTGCCACACTGGGCAAGAGTCCTGAAGAAGAAAAGGGTAAGAGCCTGGTCTCAGAGGAGCATGTCCAAGCacatagagaggagacagacaaacaggcggTGGGAGAGATGGCCAGAGAAGCAAACGCCCCCTCAGGTCCAGCGGGAGCTGTGCTACCTCCCTCACCCCAACCAGTGGAAGGCAAGGTAGaaaaaggaagggagagaagtCAAAAGAAAGAAGAAAAGCTGGGAAGACGGTCTTCCTCGTCGAATGACTCCTCAGATTCTGACTCTGGGTCGTCGTCCTCAGGTTCGTCTGGTTCATCATCATCCCAGGGCAAAACACACACCACTCCCAGTGGTAGAAAG CCTGAGAAACCTCAGACAAACACCATATCCCAGGATACGGAAACGGTTAGTCAACCTGAGGATCCAACTGAGGCCCCAAAAGCCCCACAGCATAAAAAGCGAGTATCTGGGGAGGAGGAAGTGGACGTAAACATTGATGGAGCCAGACACAGGAAG AAACCATTCCTTGGAATACATGCAGGAGAAGACAATGGGCAGAAggacagcgagggagaggaggtaaaGACAGACACTACAAG GGAGGTGAATGAGGCTGCCATGGCTGAGCCTAAGAAGGCTCCTGAGAGCAGTGAGGAG CGTGTGACACCAAAAGCATTCACAGCCCGTAGGATCTCCCTTAGCA GCAGCAAGGCCTCTCCAGGTGCTGTCACTGCAGAGGGCGAAACAGAGTCTGGGGCTGGGAGGAAGAGGCGATGGGGATCCAGCACTGCAGTCACAACCAAGAAATCATCCATGAGCATCACCACAGACTCTCTGAAG tctctgatcccaGACATCAGACTGTGTCCAGGCCAGGAGATGGTGGTGGATCTGCACCCAGGGGAGGATCACCTCtctggggtggaggaggagggcagggagCGGGGTGAGCAGGACCTCAAGATCAGACGCACAGTCACACAG GTGGTCCCGTCAGTGACCCAGGAGAATGGACAGAAGGAGTCCAAGAGGAGTGAACACGAGGAGGAAGACCGAGAGGATGGAAGGGAGGttaaaggagacagagaggagaagatggatgGCTCATTCCAGAGAGACTCCATGGAGACACAATGCCCCTCTCCCCCCAGCCATGACATGGAGATGAAAACAG TGACCCCCAGTGACACATTGATCCGTCGCTCCATCAGCCAGCAGAAGTCTGGCGTGTCCATCACCATAGATGACCCTGTCCGCACGGCCAAGCAGCCCTCTCCTCCACGAGGCAAAGTGTCCAACATCGTCCACGTGTCCAACCTGGTTCGTCCGTTCACCCTGAGCCAGCTGAAGGAGCTGCTCGGTAGGACCGGCACCGTGCACGAGGACGGTTTCTGGATCGACAAGATCAAATCTCACTGCTACGTCACA TACTCCAGTGCAGAGGAGTCAATTGCCACTTGTGCAGCCCTGCATGGGGTGAAATGGCCTCAAAGCAACCCCAAGTTCCTCAATTTGGACTTCATTCAGCAGGAGGAG CTGGATTTCCACAGAGGCCTGCCTCCCCCTGAGAGGGCTGGGGAGGGTGAGCGGGGGGCTGCGGCGGTGCCTGGTCGGGGGGCGGCCCTGCCCCCTCTCCTGCCCAAACGGGAACAGTGGGCGGAGCGAGAGCGTGAGATGGAGCACAGGGAGAGGACCCGGGCTGAGAGGGAGTGGGACAGGGACAAGGTCCGGGACTTTGGTCCAGAAAAACCTGGAAAGGAAGCGGTCCCCAGACGATCCCGCTCCAGAGAGAGGAAACGCAAGGAGAGGAAGATGGACAAGAAAG AGAAAGCTGCAGATGAACCTCCTGTCAAACTGCTGGATGAACTGTTCAAGAAAACCAAAGCAGCCCCTTGTATATACTGGCTCCCCCTCACAGAAGAGCag TTTTCACAGAAGGAGACAGCTCGACAAGAgcggatgaaggagagagagaagaggaggaaggagcagcaagaggaggtggagaagaaaAGGGAGGAAGATCGCAAAGAAAGGATGAAAGCCGCGAGTGCCGCATCTGGAGAAAGAGGCGAGGGGGAGCggtacagagagcgagagagagacgggggaagagatggagagagtgacaaACACAGAGAAGACTGCTACCGCAGACCTGGGGGCAGCAGTGCAGGGGGGGGCAGACGCTCCCGCAGCCACAGTGACCCCCCACATCGTGACAGACGACGCTAG
- the c28h14orf119 gene encoding uncharacterized protein C14orf119 homolog, whose amino-acid sequence MMSWFFHVNQGSNQQPPVMMPPAAGALSSNTHYPTISSNTLDTANTAGQGWLCTQSSSSSPSLADFPSVPQGLVPPSLENLSCTSLKSAAGREPLPLSYVTLQEQRCVLSWFLSWSTAQRERFLQDLLGKAVPGKVCTLLESLNTLQVKDSPPNIFECQLRLWTQWFESWNEEERNSFLHILEERDPIFVAHFYRGVAGTAGRD is encoded by the exons ATG ATGTCCTGGTTCTTCCATGTCAATCAAGGCTCAAACCAGCAGCCCCCTGTCATGATGCCCCCAGCTGCTGGTGCCCTGTCTAGCAACACACACTATCCGACAATCAGTAGCAACACACTGGATACAGCTAACACTGCTGGGCAGGGTTGGCTCTGCACACAGTCCAGTTCGTCTTCACCCAGCCTGGCAGACTTTCCGTCAGTACCACAGGGTTTAGTGCCTCCCAGCTTGGAGAACCTATCTTGTACCTCTCTGAAGTCAGCGGCAGGCAGAGAGCCCCTACCACTCTCCTACGTAACTCTTCAGGAGCAGCGTTGTGTATTGAGCTGGTTCTTGAGCTGGAGCACTGCCCAGAGGGAAAGGTTTCTGCAGGACCTGTTGGGGAAAGCTGTGCCAGGGAAAGTGTGTACCCTCCTCGAGTCGCTCAATACGCTACAG GTTAAGGACAGCCCACCAAATATTTTTGAGTGCCAACTGCGCCTCTGGACCCAATGGTTTGAGTCAtggaatgaggaggagaggaacagtttCCTGCACATTCTAGAAGAGAGAGACCCAATCTTTGTTGCCCACTTTTACAGAGGTGTAGCTGGGACAGCAGGCAGAGATTGA